A genomic stretch from Anaerococcus mediterraneensis includes:
- a CDS encoding response regulator transcription factor, giving the protein MKILMIEDDSTIAFAVKTYLNKHNIETIIYNNLSQTENLNFNDFDLILLDANLPDGSGFNFLKWLRGFSDLPVIMITVKDEDEYVIKGLSQGADDYITKPFSLPVLKARIENVFSRKIKKVNELTFENLSLDLISKQASIDGKDFDLNLKEFAILEMLLENQNINLLRERILDYVWGYDSYEVNDNTLTVTIKRLRSKLGDYGSHIKTLRGIGYRWDNEKK; this is encoded by the coding sequence TTGAAAATATTAATGATTGAAGATGACAGCACAATTGCTTTTGCTGTTAAAACTTACTTAAACAAGCATAATATTGAAACTATTATTTATAACAATCTTTCTCAGACAGAGAATCTTAATTTTAATGATTTTGATTTAATTCTACTTGATGCTAATCTCCCAGATGGATCAGGCTTTAATTTTTTAAAATGGCTGAGAGGATTTTCTGACCTTCCTGTAATAATGATTACTGTAAAAGACGAAGATGAGTATGTTATCAAAGGTCTTTCTCAAGGAGCAGATGACTATATTACAAAACCTTTTTCTCTCCCTGTCCTAAAAGCGAGAATAGAAAATGTTTTTAGTAGAAAAATTAAAAAAGTGAATGAGCTGACTTTTGAAAATTTATCTTTAGATCTTATATCAAAACAAGCTTCGATAGATGGAAAAGATTTTGACCTTAACTTAAAAGAGTTTGCTATATTGGAAATGCTTTTAGAAAACCAAAATATAAATCTACTAAGAGAGCGAATTTTAGATTATGTATGGGGTTATGATTCTTATGAAGTAAACGACAATACCCTAACTGTCACCATAAAAAGACTCAGATCTAAACTTGGAGATTATGGCAGTCATATAAAAACTCTTAGAGGAATAGGTTATAGGTGGGACAATGAGAAAAAATAA
- a CDS encoding DNA-binding protein has product MEYKDIRENLEEMMNDNYKDFIKALVSIEKGVNDEKALEEVYVLYMNNDTTGLLSDDFDYMIDDMKEQGKIVENTNELEEKDDLINLVGNISGQVENLERENANGEKFKVSNFSIVSKDDDGNKVYTNCSAYGDKTKDLESLKQGDFVKIFGQVKTSIDNKGKEHKNVRIFSSKLLKAKEQVKSQDKDKKSILGQIKSFKTDDKTKSNKKEHSKGTER; this is encoded by the coding sequence ATGGAATACAAAGATATTAGAGAAAACTTAGAGGAAATGATGAATGATAATTACAAGGATTTTATAAAAGCACTTGTGAGTATAGAAAAAGGTGTTAATGATGAAAAGGCACTTGAAGAAGTCTATGTTTTATATATGAACAATGACACAACAGGTCTACTAAGTGATGACTTTGACTATATGATTGATGATATGAAAGAACAAGGTAAGATTGTTGAAAATACCAATGAACTTGAAGAAAAAGACGACCTCATAAATCTCGTGGGTAATATATCAGGTCAAGTAGAAAATCTTGAAAGAGAAAATGCAAATGGAGAAAAGTTCAAGGTAAGTAACTTTTCAATTGTTTCGAAAGATGACGATGGGAATAAAGTTTATACCAATTGTTCAGCCTATGGAGATAAGACAAAAGATTTAGAGAGTTTAAAACAAGGAGATTTTGTTAAAATATTTGGTCAAGTAAAAACAAGCATTGACAACAAAGGAAAGGAGCATAAAAATGTCCGTATTTTCTCTTCTAAGCTCTTAAAAGCAAAAGAACAAGTAAAGAGTCAAGATAAAGATAAAAAGTCCATATTAGGGCAAATAAAAAGCTTTAAGACAGATGACAAAACTAAATCAAATAAGAAAGAGCATAGCAAAGGAACAGAGAGGTAA
- a CDS encoding HAMP domain-containing sensor histidine kinase → MRKNKRILLIIVLNLLMSLFVVYLNPRFDILTLIGFLVINIILFIVISKIEKKKEKALEDKINNIFNLLHSLDINSDNYEIIDDEFGKLRDEIIKIIIENKRIAENAEKNKETLREYTEDIAHQIKTPLTGSLLLLDLLEDEEDELVKEYISRLRDNLLRLYNLSDILLKLAALDSGTIEMTKDRISAQGLIEDIIQNLKDYFINDNVEIPLDGDDFNLICDKKWTYEALFNVMKNGLEATEDRHIEIHLKDTNLYKSILVEDFSDGLDRQMLEKVFRRFYKIDPNSKGYGIGLPMAKSVMERQNGELLYHKGKKSNAFELRFYN, encoded by the coding sequence ATGAGAAAAAATAAAAGAATTTTACTTATCATAGTCCTAAATTTATTGATGTCTTTATTTGTAGTCTATCTAAACCCAAGATTTGATATTCTAACACTTATTGGATTTCTAGTTATAAATATAATTCTATTTATAGTTATTTCAAAAATTGAAAAGAAAAAAGAAAAAGCTCTTGAGGATAAGATTAACAATATATTTAACCTACTACATTCACTTGATATAAACTCTGATAATTACGAAATTATTGACGATGAATTTGGCAAACTCAGAGATGAGATTATTAAAATTATTATAGAAAACAAAAGAATAGCTGAAAATGCAGAGAAAAACAAGGAAACTTTAAGAGAATATACTGAAGATATTGCCCATCAAATAAAAACTCCATTGACTGGATCTCTATTATTACTTGACTTATTAGAAGACGAAGAAGATGAATTGGTAAAAGAATATATATCTAGACTTAGGGACAATCTCCTTAGACTTTACAATCTATCTGATATTTTATTAAAACTTGCAGCCCTTGATTCAGGTACAATAGAAATGACAAAAGATAGGATATCAGCTCAAGGATTAATTGAAGATATCATACAAAACCTAAAAGATTATTTTATTAATGATAATGTTGAAATTCCCCTTGATGGAGATGACTTTAATCTTATATGTGATAAAAAATGGACTTATGAAGCACTTTTCAATGTGATGAAAAATGGTTTAGAAGCAACAGAAGATAGACATATAGAAATTCACCTAAAAGATACGAACTTATATAAGAGCATATTAGTGGAAGATTTCTCAGATGGCTTAGATCGACAAATGTTAGAAAAAGTTTTTAGACGTTTTTATAAAATAGATCCAAATTCAAAAGGTTATGGGATTGGGCTTCCTATGGCAAAATCAGTAATGGAAAGGCAAAATGGAGAACTTTTATATCACAAAGGGAAGAAATCAAATGCCTTTGAACTGAGATTTTATAATTAA
- a CDS encoding helix-turn-helix transcriptional regulator — MGFSYNKLWKLLIDKNMKKTDLQCAIATTPKTIAKMGRDENVSLETLGKICEYFQCDIGDIIEYKNGVKINDK; from the coding sequence ATGGGATTTTCATATAATAAATTATGGAAGTTATTAATAGATAAAAATATGAAAAAAACTGACTTACAATGTGCAATTGCAACAACACCTAAGACAATAGCAAAAATGGGAAGAGACGAAAATGTAAGTTTGGAAACATTAGGAAAAATTTGTGAGTATTTTCAATGTGATATTGGAGATATTATTGAATATAAAAATGGAGTTAAAATAAATGATAAATAA
- a CDS encoding ABC transporter ATP-binding protein, producing the protein MNIVKTVDLTKTYNSGVEVHALSNVNFELEKGDLVAIIGDSGSGKSTLLHLLAGVDTPTSGDIFIQDKNITKFNKDEMTVFRRRNIGVVYQFFNLIPNINVRKNILLPLLLDNKKVDEEYLKEILSILGIEGKLDRYPKQLSGGEQQRVAIARSLITRPAIILADEPTGNLDRKNSEEITGLFRLVNKRLNSTIMIITHDEKVANSCDKVYRMVDGRLNFLGDESYENY; encoded by the coding sequence ATGAATATTGTAAAAACAGTAGATTTAACAAAAACTTACAATAGTGGAGTAGAAGTACACGCTCTATCAAATGTAAACTTTGAACTAGAAAAGGGAGACCTAGTTGCCATCATTGGAGACAGTGGCTCTGGCAAATCTACCTTACTTCATTTACTTGCAGGAGTAGATACACCAACAAGTGGTGATATATTTATTCAAGATAAAAATATTACCAAGTTTAACAAAGACGAAATGACAGTATTTCGCAGAAGAAATATTGGCGTTGTCTACCAATTTTTTAACCTCATTCCAAATATTAATGTGAGAAAAAACATCCTACTTCCTCTTTTATTAGACAATAAAAAAGTAGATGAAGAATATTTAAAGGAAATTTTATCGATACTAGGAATAGAAGGAAAGCTTGATAGGTATCCAAAACAATTATCCGGTGGAGAGCAACAAAGAGTTGCCATTGCTAGAAGTCTTATTACAAGACCTGCCATTATCCTAGCAGATGAACCTACAGGAAATCTTGATAGGAAAAACTCAGAAGAAATCACAGGACTCTTCAGACTTGTAAATAAAAGATTAAATTCTACAATTATGATAATAACTCATGATGAAAAAGTAGCAAATTCTTGTGATAAGGTCTATAGAATGGTAGATGGTAGGTTAAATTTCTTAGGAGATGAGTCTTATGAAAATTATTAA
- a CDS encoding FtsX-like permease family protein, which translates to MKIINDLASGAVKNNKKDTLAIKISILLAVILLGTVIFIFDSINTEQYEYVKKTIGDYHVNIGEIDENFYDKLKNDTDIEKVSFIKIINTDLNAVIYENGDSESLLGYEIKNGRKPENSNELLVPERFLLKNKEYDLGSEIIENKKTYTIVGVYDDYGYSFEDTMLIGLADSNKKDYLFENNGEIEAQIWYKSIRDTYTKTRKILSEMNIDEKKALDIGRVFYNKDILEHSMVYPKGIIPPKSVINLAIEKYGMAFFLCVLFAFIIYGAFNVWNNRDLKEIALLKSTGMTKKQVRQMIRKKASKLSILPIALGTVLSWAFANLLLYLLWFNNSISYKEMSNILGESLKSPDFNLVIPRIGSILIIILLSLLMVYFSALIPAKKSSKIKVIEGLNGITEKNIKFGKSKINGPIEKTLAKDYYRSYRSTYRIIVISMALSAFVLTTVLVSQSYRTLNEKYNSYKSPYNFNSSIYTDEFLNKNFVNDMEKVKGIEQLHIYQRVDTKFYTGENEDFISKDLKNSLDSGKKSSDKLYASIYALTEKDFKNLLEVNNITNATYVLVNKVSKDNNTPYTFRDYIKISDKESGDITLKYNEKGKAMKIRIDESIEEMPYGLEAYKSNEIAIYTSESSLRNFIDEYGIDEADPVYYYFVKIKADKNKEKVFEDAEKVISTYVPKSDHGTSTEILRAAMDKEQTRNEKLLNLGIQIILITIALSNAYNSFKGNLKARANDFKLLSTTGMTEKQVEKMVFAEVKILFKNIFLAYIFMFSIGIVLRAYRSNYELGFGIKELLINMNYTPILIVFVFIIAGVLLAIKSGLKTINENSDNTFKSI; encoded by the coding sequence ATGAAAATTATTAATGATCTTGCCAGTGGAGCTGTTAAAAATAATAAAAAAGACACCCTAGCCATTAAAATCTCCATACTTTTGGCAGTAATTTTACTAGGAACTGTTATTTTTATTTTCGACTCAATAAACACTGAACAGTATGAATATGTAAAGAAAACTATTGGAGATTATCATGTAAATATAGGTGAAATTGACGAAAATTTTTATGATAAATTAAAAAACGATACAGACATAGAAAAAGTATCTTTTATTAAAATCATTAATACAGACTTAAATGCAGTTATATATGAAAATGGAGATTCTGAAAGTCTTCTCGGCTATGAAATCAAAAATGGTAGAAAACCGGAAAATTCAAATGAACTTTTAGTGCCAGAGAGATTTTTATTAAAAAATAAGGAGTATGATTTAGGTTCTGAGATAATTGAAAATAAAAAGACATATACCATAGTTGGTGTTTACGATGATTATGGATATTCTTTTGAAGATACTATGCTTATAGGTTTAGCAGATAGCAATAAAAAGGATTATCTATTTGAAAACAATGGTGAAATAGAAGCGCAGATTTGGTATAAAAGCATAAGGGACACCTATACAAAGACTCGAAAAATTTTGTCTGAAATGAATATTGATGAGAAAAAAGCCTTAGATATTGGAAGAGTTTTTTACAACAAAGATATTTTAGAGCATAGTATGGTTTATCCCAAAGGAATTATTCCACCTAAAAGCGTAATCAATTTAGCTATAGAAAAATATGGGATGGCTTTCTTTCTCTGCGTACTTTTTGCCTTTATTATATATGGTGCTTTTAATGTATGGAATAATAGAGATTTAAAAGAAATTGCTCTTTTAAAAAGTACTGGGATGACTAAAAAGCAAGTTAGACAAATGATTCGAAAGAAGGCATCTAAACTTTCAATCTTGCCAATAGCTTTAGGGACAGTCTTATCTTGGGCTTTTGCAAATCTGCTCTTATATTTATTGTGGTTTAACAATTCTATCTCTTATAAAGAAATGTCAAATATTTTAGGCGAAAGTCTAAAATCTCCAGACTTTAATTTAGTAATACCAAGGATTGGATCTATTTTAATAATTATTCTGTTATCCTTATTAATGGTTTATTTTTCAGCATTGATTCCTGCAAAGAAAAGCTCAAAGATAAAGGTTATTGAGGGATTAAATGGCATTACAGAAAAAAATATTAAGTTTGGTAAGTCAAAAATAAATGGACCTATAGAAAAGACTTTAGCAAAAGATTATTATAGGTCCTATCGTTCAACCTATCGAATTATTGTAATTTCAATGGCTCTATCAGCCTTTGTACTTACCACAGTTTTAGTTAGCCAGTCATATAGAACTTTGAATGAAAAATATAATTCATATAAAAGTCCTTACAATTTTAACTCTAGTATTTATACAGATGAATTTTTGAATAAAAATTTTGTGAATGATATGGAAAAAGTTAAAGGTATAGAACAATTACACATCTATCAAAGAGTAGATACAAAATTTTATACTGGTGAAAATGAGGACTTTATTTCTAAAGATTTAAAAAATTCTCTAGATAGTGGTAAAAAATCCAGTGATAAACTTTATGCTAGTATCTATGCACTAACAGAAAAAGATTTTAAAAACCTTTTAGAAGTAAATAATATTACAAATGCGACTTATGTTTTAGTGAATAAAGTATCCAAAGATAATAATACGCCTTATACCTTTAGAGATTATATAAAAATTTCTGATAAGGAATCTGGAGATATTACTTTAAAATATAATGAAAAGGGAAAGGCTATGAAAATAAGAATTGACGAATCTATAGAAGAGATGCCTTATGGATTAGAGGCATATAAGTCAAATGAAATAGCTATTTACACAAGCGAAAGTAGTCTAAGAAATTTTATAGATGAGTACGGAATAGATGAAGCTGATCCTGTATATTATTATTTTGTAAAAATCAAAGCCGATAAAAATAAAGAAAAAGTATTTGAAGATGCCGAAAAAGTGATTTCGACCTATGTTCCAAAATCAGATCATGGCACTTCTACAGAAATTTTAAGAGCGGCTATGGATAAAGAACAAACGAGAAATGAAAAACTATTAAATCTTGGCATACAAATAATTCTTATAACCATCGCTCTTTCCAATGCCTATAATAGTTTTAAAGGCAACCTTAAAGCGAGAGCCAATGATTTTAAACTTCTATCAACTACTGGAATGACAGAAAAACAAGTGGAAAAGATGGTATTTGCTGAAGTAAAAATATTGTTTAAAAATATTTTCTTAGCATATATCTTTATGTTTTCTATAGGCATTGTATTAAGAGCCTATAGGAGTAACTATGAATTAGGCTTTGGAATAAAAGAACTTCTAATAAATATGAACTATACTCCTATATTAATAGTATTTGTCTTTATAATTGCAGGTGTCTTACTTGCAATAAAAAGCGGTCTTAAAACAATAAATGAAAACTCAGATAATACTTTCAAGAGTATATAA